DNA from Candidatus Zixiibacteriota bacterium:
TGGGCGCCAACCAACAGCAATAACCCTCGACTGATTTTACCGACTACTTCATTATCGACAACAACGGCGGCATGTTTGACCCGCTGAAGAACTATCCTCATTACACCTTCTTTAGAAGAAAAATTGCTCCTGTAAATAATCAAGTAGTGTATTGTTGTTATAGGGATATGTCAATAAAAAACTCGAATTGAATTGATAAAATATTTAGATAAGTGCATTATTCCAAATAACAGGAGTCAAATTTGCTTGTTTTTATCGGAAACTTCCCTCCCTTTTACTTATTTACTCTTGCTGCTAAACGGTGTCTGGCAACCAACTGAAAATGGCAAAATAAAAGATGAGCGGCGTCCTAAACAGATTGGCGCTCCAGAAGTCTGGATTAAAAGCTTAAAGCGTGTCTTGACGCCCCGAGATTGAAATCTGAACTCGGTACTTAGACCCAGGTTCACCGCTCACCATATTTATTAAAATACTTTTTCTTATGCTTATTAAATCAAAATTGTGTTATAATAGCAATGAATATTTTTATCTTTTAGGCAATAAAATATTTCTTCTCATAGATTTCCGGGAAACAAATATTATTTACGCAAGTATTTATAATTAATGATATTTTTTAAACTTGACAAATCGCTAAAGCGGAATATCATAAAGACATGAAAAAACTGCTGAAGGAAGTAATACTACTTACAATTATCGCGGCGGTTGCCGCTTTTACTATTAACTCAATATCACCCAAAGGGATACCGTTAAAAGGAACGTGGTACGACAACCGGCGCCAAATCAAACTTGATATTCCGCCTTCTTATGATGCTGAAACGGATTCACTTTTAACTATGCAGGAAGCTTTCATGCTGTGGAAAAATGATGCTGTATTTATTGATACTCGCGAGCCGGATGAATACTGTGAGGGGCATATCAAAGGCGCTATAAATTTGCCGTTTGAGGAATGGGACGACTGGTGGCCGGAAGTGGAGCCATATCTTTCACCTGATAAAAATATAGTCTGCTATTGCAGCGGCCTCGATTGCGAGTTATCGCTGTATGCCGCGAGAGAATTGAAAGTTATCGGCTACCCTAATGCGTATATTTTCTTTGGCGGTTTTTATACATGGCTTGAATATGACCTTCCCTGGGAGTATGAAAATGAAGAGTAATTATCTTCCCGCCGGTTTTAGTGATTGGCTTTTACTTATTATCAGATTGATAATAGGCGGATTTTTCATTTATGCTTCAATCGATAAAATTCTTAATCCGAATGAATTTGCGAAGATTATTCATAACTATCGACTGCTGCCGCCCGATTTCATAAACTTGTTGGCGATAATTCTGCCCTGGATTGAAATTACAGCAGGTGTATGTTTGATAATAGGATTCAAATATAAAGGCGCAAATTTTATTATCCTAATTATGCTTTTTGTGTTTATATTCGCATTAGCCGTAAATATGTTCAGGGGTGTAAATATCAGTTGCGGTTGTTTCAGCACCTCATC
Protein-coding regions in this window:
- a CDS encoding rhodanese-like domain-containing protein, coding for MKKLLKEVILLTIIAAVAAFTINSISPKGIPLKGTWYDNRRQIKLDIPPSYDAETDSLLTMQEAFMLWKNDAVFIDTREPDEYCEGHIKGAINLPFEEWDDWWPEVEPYLSPDKNIVCYCSGLDCELSLYAARELKVIGYPNAYIFFGGFYTWLEYDLPWEYENEE
- a CDS encoding DoxX family membrane protein, which gives rise to MKSNYLPAGFSDWLLLIIRLIIGGFFIYASIDKILNPNEFAKIIHNYRLLPPDFINLLAIILPWIEITAGVCLIIGFKYKGANFIILIMLFVFIFALAVNMFRGVNISCGCFSTSSTAKSNLLMRIIEDGLMVLGCFIIIFKQRIFKQFVKQST